A genomic stretch from Candidatus Hydrogenedentota bacterium includes:
- a CDS encoding nucleoside triphosphate pyrophosphohydrolase, translating to LVNCMVAAEEEGRFTINSALERAYQKMIRRHEHVFRSDRAMTPEEAVISWDKIKQQEREGKI from the coding sequence TTGGTCAATTGCATGGTTGCCGCAGAAGAAGAGGGCCGATTCACCATAAATTCTGCACTCGAAAGAGCCTATCAAAAAATGATTCGACGCCATGAACATGTCTTTCGAAGTGACCGAGCAATGACCCCGGAAGAAGCCGTGATTTCTTGGGATAAGATCAAACAACAAGAACGGGAAGGTAAAATCTAA
- a CDS encoding galactokinase, whose translation MSIDINKAIDSFNDVFGTTPQVAARAPGRVNIIGEHTDYNDGFVLPMAIEYDTVIVGLPRKDRTIRMYASNLDRNAEADLDKRVRNPEDPWTDYIVGVVDELFKLDKTVHGADLLVMGDVPIGCGLSSSAALEMAALVFFEALGNFKFADKDAALLGQRVENNFLGLSTGIMDQFISRSAQKDHALFLDCRSYAGENVPIAFDEFVFVVANTACARGLTASKYNERVEECKEAVHKLQLLLNKSGEKLRDYTHDELLSIRDQLQDIPFRRAQHVITENDRCLKAREAMRAGDVQALGTLLNASHESLRVDYEVTSTELDTLSAIGRSLPGCLGARMTGAGFGGCTVNLVRKDAVDRFCEDLMRQYGEETGISGEVYVSKPAEGAGLIQLG comes from the coding sequence ATGAGCATTGACATTAATAAAGCAATAGACAGCTTTAACGATGTATTCGGGACAACCCCGCAAGTTGCGGCGCGCGCGCCGGGCCGTGTCAATATTATCGGAGAACACACCGATTATAACGATGGCTTCGTCTTGCCGATGGCGATTGAATATGACACGGTCATCGTGGGACTTCCGCGCAAGGATCGGACAATACGCATGTACGCGTCCAACCTTGACCGCAACGCAGAAGCCGATCTGGATAAGCGCGTACGCAACCCTGAAGACCCGTGGACAGATTACATTGTTGGCGTCGTCGATGAGCTTTTTAAACTCGATAAAACGGTTCACGGCGCAGATTTGCTGGTCATGGGCGATGTCCCCATCGGTTGTGGGCTGAGCAGTTCCGCAGCCTTAGAAATGGCGGCACTCGTTTTCTTTGAAGCATTGGGAAATTTTAAATTCGCCGATAAAGACGCCGCCCTTTTGGGGCAACGTGTCGAAAATAATTTTCTAGGGCTGAGCACCGGCATTATGGACCAATTTATTTCACGGAGCGCCCAAAAAGATCACGCCCTCTTCCTTGATTGTCGAAGCTATGCGGGAGAAAACGTTCCCATAGCTTTTGACGAGTTTGTTTTTGTCGTCGCCAATACGGCTTGCGCACGAGGCTTAACGGCATCCAAATATAATGAGCGCGTCGAAGAGTGTAAAGAAGCCGTCCACAAATTACAGCTGCTTTTGAATAAATCCGGCGAAAAATTACGGGACTACACGCACGACGAATTGTTAAGCATTCGTGATCAATTGCAGGACATTCCCTTTCGGCGCGCCCAACATGTGATTACCGAAAATGACCGTTGCTTGAAAGCACGGGAAGCCATGCGTGCCGGCGACGTACAAGCTTTGGGCACTCTTTTAAATGCTTCCCATGAAAGCTTGCGCGTCGACTATGAAGTAACCAGTACGGAATTGGATACCCTCTCCGCAATAGGCCGCAGCTTACCCGGCTGTCTGGGCGCACGCATGACAGGAGCCGGTTTTGGAGGATGTACTGTAAATTTGGTTCGCAAAGACGCTGTTGATCGCTTTTGTGAAGATTTGATGCGTCAATACGGCGAAGAAACCGGAATTAGCGGAGAGGTCTATGTTTCCAAACCTGCCGAAGGCGCAGGACTGATTCAGCTTGGATAA
- a CDS encoding amidophosphoribosyltransferase — translation MGGLFGVISEKDCVHDLFYGTDYHSHLGTSRGGLAVLGDKGFKRHIHDISNAQFRSKFEQDILGMEGNGGIGVISDHESQPLIICSHLGTYAIVTVGKINNLEELTKLAFHKRITHFSEMSSRGVNPTELVATLINEGPSFVDGIANVQEKVEGSCSILLLTQEGIYAARDKFGRTPLIVGQKPGACAATFETAAFPNLNYTIEHYLGPGEIVLLTPEGIEQKKAPGNYLQICAFLWVYYGFPASSYENINVEAARYRCGAAIAARDDQEIDLVAGIPDSGTAHAIGYANHRGIPYSRPFTKYTPTWARSFIPPTQAVRSEVAKMKLIPVPDLVQNRRLLFCDDSIVRGTQLVDMIKRLYSAGAGEIHMRPACPPLIFSCKYLYFSRSRSEHDLVARRDLRELEGGQDNNLEKYADPESEEHEAMIDRIRQLLRLTTLKYQRLDDLVKAIGLPKEKLCTYCWDGCEGCYGKQMTF, via the coding sequence ATGGGTGGTTTGTTTGGCGTGATCTCAGAAAAAGACTGTGTTCACGATTTATTTTATGGAACTGATTATCACTCTCATTTGGGCACCAGTCGCGGCGGACTCGCTGTTTTGGGCGATAAAGGATTTAAACGCCACATCCACGACATTTCCAATGCCCAGTTCCGTTCAAAATTTGAACAGGACATATTAGGCATGGAAGGTAATGGCGGTATCGGTGTCATTAGCGACCATGAATCGCAGCCCCTTATTATCTGCTCTCATCTGGGAACCTATGCTATCGTCACGGTAGGAAAGATAAATAACCTGGAAGAATTGACGAAATTGGCCTTCCATAAACGGATCACTCACTTTTCCGAAATGAGCAGCCGCGGCGTTAATCCCACAGAGTTGGTCGCGACACTAATCAATGAAGGACCAAGTTTTGTAGACGGCATCGCAAATGTCCAAGAAAAGGTTGAGGGATCTTGTTCTATATTGCTGCTCACACAAGAAGGGATTTACGCCGCCCGAGACAAATTCGGACGCACGCCCCTCATTGTCGGTCAAAAACCGGGAGCTTGTGCGGCAACCTTTGAAACAGCCGCATTCCCCAACCTCAACTATACTATCGAACATTATTTGGGACCCGGCGAAATTGTCTTGTTAACACCTGAAGGTATTGAGCAGAAAAAAGCGCCCGGCAACTATCTGCAAATATGCGCCTTTCTTTGGGTGTATTACGGATTCCCCGCCTCCAGTTACGAAAATATCAATGTGGAAGCCGCCCGTTACCGTTGTGGCGCCGCCATTGCTGCGCGCGATGATCAGGAAATCGATTTGGTCGCCGGCATTCCCGACTCCGGTACCGCCCATGCGATCGGCTATGCCAATCATCGGGGAATCCCCTACTCACGACCTTTCACCAAATATACACCCACGTGGGCACGCAGCTTCATTCCCCCCACCCAGGCGGTTCGGAGCGAAGTGGCCAAAATGAAATTGATCCCTGTCCCCGATCTCGTCCAAAACAGACGGCTCCTTTTCTGCGACGATTCGATTGTCCGGGGCACCCAGCTGGTCGATATGATCAAGCGGCTCTACAGCGCCGGCGCAGGAGAAATACACATGCGCCCCGCTTGTCCGCCGTTGATCTTTTCCTGTAAATACCTCTATTTTTCAAGATCAAGATCGGAACATGATTTGGTCGCGAGGCGTGATTTGCGCGAACTTGAAGGAGGACAGGACAACAATCTGGAAAAATATGCTGATCCCGAATCCGAAGAACATGAAGCGATGATTGATCGCATACGCCAATTGTTGCGCCTGACCACCTTAAAATACCAACGTTTGGATGATTTAGTCAAAGCCATAGGTCTTCCCAAAGAAAAACTGTGTACCTATTGCTGGGATGGATGCGAAGGCTGTTACGGAAAACAAATGACCTTCTAA